A genomic region of Rhipicephalus sanguineus isolate Rsan-2018 chromosome 1, BIME_Rsan_1.4, whole genome shotgun sequence contains the following coding sequences:
- the LOC119377606 gene encoding uncharacterized protein LOC119377606, protein MKFLATFALLVLVVSAAFAEDAPKKDEKEDKKDVEGRGGFLGGVPGYGAGVVPGVVGGPGVVGPGVVANPALVGAGVGHGVGLGGVGVGHGGGFQTGYGTNAGAQQAGFQKGAAGHQQGSGAFTGGSAHRTVNAFSNNQGYNHNTGFSASDSKTFGAGQQQGSSGFQGGAAGQQAGFGQSSYGKTAGVGHAGVGVVG, encoded by the exons ATGAAG TTCTTGGCAACATTCGCTCTCCTCGTCCTCGTGGTCAGTGCCGCGTTCGCCGAAGATGCCCCCAAGAAAGATGAGAAGGAAGATAAGAAGGACGTTGAAGGGCGCGGCGGGTTTCTAGGAGGCGTGCCCGGCTACGGCGCCGGCGTGGTTCCTGGTGTCGTCGGCGGCCCCGGCGTCGTTGGTCCAGGAGTTGTCGCCAACCCCGCACTGGTAGGAGCTGGTGTCGGCCACGGCGTTGGCTTGGGTGGTGTTGGCGTTGGTCACGGTGGCGGCTTCCAGACGGGTTACGGCACTAACGCCGGGGCGCAACAGGCGGGCTTCCAGAAAGGCGCTGCTGGACACCAGCAGGGATCCGGAGCCTTCACTGGGGGTTCAGCTCACAGGACCGTTAACGCTTTCAGCAACAACCAGGGCTACAACCACAACACCGGCTTCTCGGCTTCCGACAGCAAGACCTTCGGTGCCGGCCAACAGCAGGGATCTTCGGGCTTCCAGGGAGGCGCCGCTGGACAGCAGGCCGGATTCGGACAGTCATCCTATGGCAAGACTGCCGGTGTCGGCCACGCGGGCGTTGGCGTTGTCGGCTGA
- the LOC125756208 gene encoding uncharacterized protein LOC125756208 — LFYLYAQVFATIALFALVACTAFAEEATKKDEKKEDKKDVEGRGGVLGGLGGYGAGVGPGLVGSGLGGPGLVGGGVVGNPALVGAGLGHGVGLGHGVGLGHGVGGGFQSGYGSSAGGHQSGYKGGAAGHNQGSGGFAGGSSHRNVNAYNNNQGYNHNSGFSASDSKSFGTGHQQGSSGFQGGAAGHQGGFGQSSFGKTAGVGHAGVGLRG; from the coding sequence CTTTTTTATCTTTACGCGCAGGTCTTTGCAACTATCGCTCTCTTCGCCCTCGTGGCTTGCACGGCTTTCGCCGAAGAGGCCACCAagaaggacgagaagaaggaagaTAAGAAGGATGTGGAAGGGCGTGGCGGCGTCCTGGGAGGCCTTGGTGGTTACGGCGCTGGAGTTGGTCCCGGTCTCGTGGGTTCCGGACTTGGAGGCCCCGGTCTTGTTGGTGGTGGAGTCGTTGGCAACCCCGCTTTGGTCGGAGCAGGTCTCGGACACGGAGTAGGCCTTGGGCACGGAGTCGGCCTTGGCCATGGAGTTGGCGGTGGCTTCCAGTCCGGCTATGGCTCATCGGCCGGAGGCCACCAGTCTGGATACAAGGGTGGTGCCGCTGGACACAACCAGGGATCCGGTGGTTTCGCTGGTGGCTCTTCCCACAGGAACGTGAACGCCTACAACAACAACCAGGGGTACAACCACAACTCGGGCTTCTCCGCAAGTGACAGTAAGAGCTTCGGCACTGGCCACCAGCAGGGTTCCTCCGGTTTCCAAGGAGGCGCCGCCGGACACCAGGGAGGATTCGGACAGTCCTCTTTCGGAAAGACGGCGGGAGTGGGCCATGCGGGCGTTGGCCTTCGCGGTTAA